From a single Nicotiana tomentosiformis chromosome 2, ASM39032v3, whole genome shotgun sequence genomic region:
- the LOC138906324 gene encoding uncharacterized protein, protein MAREVPEGEGDGVSMRLIFKILQAQQAAITQLQNQSHAPTRVEPEPSRENIRRNEQLTERQGEAGSGVSPEVMRMLEALTKREELGEKKIEANDKKVKTYNSRVDQIPGAPPILKRPYSKKFIQKPFPSRAAPKPIPKRFRMPDIPKYNEITDPNEHVTSYTCAIKGNDLEDDEIQSVLLKRFGETLSKGETIWYHNLPPNFIDSFTMLADAFMKAHAGAIKVETRKSDFFKVKQRDNEMLREFISRFEMEQMDLPPVADDWAVQAFTQGLNPRNSLASQKLKQNFVEYPTVTWADIHNRYQSKIRVEDDQLRAPSGSVYPIRADDKSKRVVDHEPRPVQDRYQLYSADRKGNSSGRQPTRNEKKAIEGLVAEV, encoded by the coding sequence ATGGCTCGAGAAGTGCCCGAAGGCGAAGGTGATGGGGTTAGCATGCGGTTAATCTTCAAAatattgcaggctcaacaagcagcGATAACACAATTGCAAAATCAAAGCCACGCCCCCACCAGAGTTGAGCCTGAACCGTCCCGGGAGAACATCCGAAGAAATGAGCAGCTCACCGAAAGACAGGGTGAAGCTGGGTCCGGGGTCAGTCCCGAAGTAATGAGAATGCTTGAAGCATTAACGAAGCGGGAAGAATTAggtgaaaagaaaattgaggccaacgacaagaaggtgaaaacatacaattccagggtagatcaaattccgggagcacccccgatattgaagagGCCATATTCCAAGAAGTTTATCCAGAAGCCTTTTCCTTCAAGAGCGGCACCAAAACCAATCCCTAagaggtttcgtatgcccgaCATTCCAAAATATAACGAAATCACAGACccgaatgagcatgtgacctcatATACATGTGCAATCAAaggaaatgacttggaagatgatgaaatccagTCGGTGTTACTAAAGAGGTTCGGGGAAACTTTGTCCAAAGGAGAAacgatatggtatcataacttgCCCCCAAATTTCATTGACTCGTttactatgcttgcagatgctttcatgaaggcccatgccggggccatcaaggtcgagaccagaaaatcggacttcttcaaggttaaacaaagagacaacgagatgcttagggaatTCATATCGAGGTTCGAGATGGAACAAATGGACCTACCTCCGGTCGCGGATGATTGGGCCGTCCAGGCGTTTACCCAAGGACTTAACCCCCGAAACTCCTTGGCTTCACAGAAGCTAAAACAAAACTTTGTAGAGTATCCGACAGTAACTTGGGCCGACATCCACAATAGGTACCAATCAAAGATTAGGGTTGAGGACGATCAACTAAGAGCTCCTTCTGGATCTGTTTACCCCATCAGGGCCGACGATAAGTCTAAGAGGGTCGTCGATCATGAGCCAAGACCGGTCCAAGATCGTTACCAACTATACAGCGCGGACCGAAAGGGAAATAGTTCCGGGCGTCAGCCCACAAGGAACGAAAAAAAGGCGATCGAAGGTCTAGTAGCCGAGGTCTGA